The Manis javanica isolate MJ-LG chromosome 6, MJ_LKY, whole genome shotgun sequence genome contains a region encoding:
- the POU2F3 gene encoding POU domain, class 2, transcription factor 3 isoform X4 → MVNLQPMHTGIKMSGDVADSSDAHSALSQVETGNDRNGLDFNRQIKTEDLSDSLQQTLTHRPCHLSQGPAMMSGNQMSGDVTSLHPLQQLVLVPGHLQSVSQFLLSQTQPGQPGLQPNLVPFPQQQSSLLLPQTGPGLASQPVGRPGLPGPPLEPHLEAPQHLPVLKHLPSSGGADEPSDLEELEKFAKTFKQRRIKLGFTQGDVGLAMGKLYGNDFSQTTISRFEALNLSFKNMCKLKPLLEKWLNDAESSPSDPSVSTASSYPTLSEVFGRKRKKRTSIETNIRLTLEKRFQDNPKPSSEEISMIAEQLSMEKEVVRVWFCNRRQKEKRINCPVATPIKSPIYNSRLVSPSGSLGPLSVPPVHSTMPGTVTSSCSPGNNSRPSSPGSGLHTSSPTASQNNSKAAVNSSPSFNSSGSWYRWNHPTYLH, encoded by the exons gaaatGATCGAAATGGCTTAGATTTCAACAGGCAG ATTAAAACTGAGGACCTCAGCGACtcgctgcagcagaccctcacaCATCGGCCATGCCACCTGAGTCAAGGCCCTGCCATGATGTCCGGAAACCAAATGTCTGGG GACGTGACTTCCCTCCATCCACTGCAGCAGCTTGTGCTAGTTCCCGGCCACCTGCAGTCTGTCTCCCAGTTCCTGCTGTCTCAGACGCAGCCTGGGCAGCCAG GTCTGCAGCCAAATCTTGTCCCCTTTCCACAGCAACAGAGTTCTCTCCTCCTCCCACAGACTGGGCCTGGCCTGGCATCCCAG CCAGTTGGGCGCCCCGGGCTGCCAGGACCCCCGTTAGAGCCCCATCTGGAGGCGCCCCAGCATCTTCCAGTGCTCAAGCACCTACCCAGCTCCGGAGGGGCCGATGAGCCCAGTgacttggaggagctggagaagttTGCCAAGACCTTCAAGCAGAGGCGCATCAAGCTGGGCTTCACGCAG GGAGATGTGGGGCTGGCAATGGGAAAGCTGTACGGCAACGACTTCAGTCAGACGACCATCTCGCGATTTGAGGCCCTCAATCTGAGCTTCAAGAACATGTGCAAGCTCAAGCCACTGCTGGAGAAATGGCTGAATGATGCAG AATCCTCTCCCTCCGACCCCTCAGTGAGCACCGCCAGCTCTTACCCAACCCTCAGTGAAGTGTTTggtaggaagaggaagaaaaggaccaGCATCGAGACCAATATCCGCCTGACCCTGGAGAAGAGATTTCAAGAT AACCCCAAACCCAGCTCAGAGGAGATCTCCATGATTGCAGAGCAGCTGTCCATGGAGAAGGAGGTGGTGAGGGTCTGGTTCTGCAACCGGCGTCAAAAAGAGAAGCGAATCAACTGCCCTGTGGCCACACCCATCAAATCACCCATCTACAATTCCCGGCTG GTCTCTCCCTCCGGGTCTCTGGGCCCCCTCTCTGTCCCTCCTGTCCACAGCACCATGCCTGGAACAG taACGTCATCCTGTTCCCCTGGGAACAACAGCAGGCCTTCGTCTCCTGGCTCAGGACTCCACACCAGCAGCCCCACTGCATCTCAAAATAACTCCAAAGCAGCAGTGAACTCCTCCCCCAGTTTTAACTCTTCAGG ATCTTGGTACCGATGGAATCATCCCACCTACCTCCACTGA
- the POU2F3 gene encoding POU domain, class 2, transcription factor 3 isoform X3, protein MVNLQPMHTGIKMSGDVADSSDAHSALSQVETGNDRNGLDFNRQIKTEDLSDSLQQTLTHRPCHLSQGPAMMSGNQMSGDVTSLHPLQQLVLVPGHLQSVSQFLLSQTQPGQPGLQPNLVPFPQQQSSLLLPQTGPGLASQPVGRPGLPGPPLEPHLEAPQHLPVLKHLPSSGGADEPSDLEELEKFAKTFKQRRIKLGFTQDGGGRGQRREEACLGFLPPNTHVQGDVGLAMGKLYGNDFSQTTISRFEALNLSFKNMCKLKPLLEKWLNDAESSPSDPSVSTASSYPTLSEVFGRKRKKRTSIETNIRLTLEKRFQDNPKPSSEEISMIAEQLSMEKEVVRVWFCNRRQKEKRINCPVATPIKSPIYNSRLVSPSGSLGPLSVPPVHSTMPGTVTSSCSPGNNSRPSSPGSGLHTSSPTASQNNSKAAVNSSPSFNSSGSWYRWNHPTYLH, encoded by the exons gaaatGATCGAAATGGCTTAGATTTCAACAGGCAG ATTAAAACTGAGGACCTCAGCGACtcgctgcagcagaccctcacaCATCGGCCATGCCACCTGAGTCAAGGCCCTGCCATGATGTCCGGAAACCAAATGTCTGGG GACGTGACTTCCCTCCATCCACTGCAGCAGCTTGTGCTAGTTCCCGGCCACCTGCAGTCTGTCTCCCAGTTCCTGCTGTCTCAGACGCAGCCTGGGCAGCCAG GTCTGCAGCCAAATCTTGTCCCCTTTCCACAGCAACAGAGTTCTCTCCTCCTCCCACAGACTGGGCCTGGCCTGGCATCCCAG CCAGTTGGGCGCCCCGGGCTGCCAGGACCCCCGTTAGAGCCCCATCTGGAGGCGCCCCAGCATCTTCCAGTGCTCAAGCACCTACCCAGCTCCGGAGGGGCCGATGAGCCCAGTgacttggaggagctggagaagttTGCCAAGACCTTCAAGCAGAGGCGCATCAAGCTGGGCTTCACGCAG GATGGTGGGGGACGTGGACAAAGAAGAGAAGAAGCCTGTCTCGGGTTCCTCCCTCCCAATACCCATGTGCAGGGAGATGTGGGGCTGGCAATGGGAAAGCTGTACGGCAACGACTTCAGTCAGACGACCATCTCGCGATTTGAGGCCCTCAATCTGAGCTTCAAGAACATGTGCAAGCTCAAGCCACTGCTGGAGAAATGGCTGAATGATGCAG AATCCTCTCCCTCCGACCCCTCAGTGAGCACCGCCAGCTCTTACCCAACCCTCAGTGAAGTGTTTggtaggaagaggaagaaaaggaccaGCATCGAGACCAATATCCGCCTGACCCTGGAGAAGAGATTTCAAGAT AACCCCAAACCCAGCTCAGAGGAGATCTCCATGATTGCAGAGCAGCTGTCCATGGAGAAGGAGGTGGTGAGGGTCTGGTTCTGCAACCGGCGTCAAAAAGAGAAGCGAATCAACTGCCCTGTGGCCACACCCATCAAATCACCCATCTACAATTCCCGGCTG GTCTCTCCCTCCGGGTCTCTGGGCCCCCTCTCTGTCCCTCCTGTCCACAGCACCATGCCTGGAACAG taACGTCATCCTGTTCCCCTGGGAACAACAGCAGGCCTTCGTCTCCTGGCTCAGGACTCCACACCAGCAGCCCCACTGCATCTCAAAATAACTCCAAAGCAGCAGTGAACTCCTCCCCCAGTTTTAACTCTTCAGG ATCTTGGTACCGATGGAATCATCCCACCTACCTCCACTGA